In the genome of Flaviflexus ciconiae, one region contains:
- a CDS encoding DUF2254 domain-containing protein, with product MGNNDQNSSSAEDVYRFRGAIPDIPKRTWWVRMWSPFWSVPAACVLISLLLGLFLPSLEKNLSESTLDFVFAGGPDAAREVLGTIASATISVAGLTFSITLVVLQLVASQFSPRMLSGFLRNRVVQATMGIFLGTFIYSLTVIRNVWTNDEELTGFVPRASVSLAFILVLGCLGFFLAFIRIIMGSMRVANAISEIGDETVALAKRLYPIEDAEVDPSMGPGWSPSPGDPRESVEANGHGALVWINYRRLMTWAERNDAIITIDRSVGEFVLTGQPLLRVWWDGELSDADIRLIHSSFEVHTERELHQDVAFGLRQLVDIIDRALSASVNDPATAAQSIHEIHRIFRHLVTVIEPSPYMADDDGNVRVVHKPQSISEMLHEVVAEIHYYGTDSALVPKLVENMLDDLEAAAADHFQSAVKHAQEIWEGKTEGPDTIRPENSEA from the coding sequence GTGGGCAACAACGATCAGAATTCCAGTAGCGCGGAAGATGTTTACCGGTTCCGTGGAGCGATCCCCGATATTCCTAAACGTACTTGGTGGGTGCGGATGTGGAGCCCGTTCTGGTCGGTGCCAGCAGCATGTGTTCTTATCTCTCTGCTACTTGGACTCTTCCTTCCCTCTTTGGAGAAGAACCTGTCGGAGTCGACGCTTGATTTCGTGTTTGCTGGCGGCCCGGATGCTGCCCGTGAGGTTCTTGGAACGATTGCCTCAGCTACTATTTCGGTTGCTGGCTTGACGTTCTCGATCACTCTTGTTGTGCTCCAGCTGGTGGCCAGCCAGTTCAGTCCCCGCATGCTGTCCGGTTTCCTCCGGAACCGGGTTGTTCAAGCCACCATGGGTATTTTCCTCGGCACTTTCATTTACTCGCTGACGGTGATCCGAAACGTGTGGACCAACGATGAGGAGCTCACGGGGTTCGTTCCCCGAGCATCAGTCTCCCTTGCCTTCATACTTGTTCTTGGCTGTCTCGGATTCTTCCTCGCCTTTATTCGCATCATCATGGGTTCCATGCGAGTGGCCAATGCCATTTCTGAGATAGGCGATGAGACAGTCGCACTGGCTAAGCGTCTCTACCCAATCGAAGACGCAGAGGTTGATCCGAGCATGGGGCCGGGCTGGTCCCCCAGTCCTGGCGATCCACGAGAGAGCGTGGAAGCAAATGGTCACGGTGCTCTCGTGTGGATTAACTATCGCAGGCTCATGACGTGGGCTGAACGCAATGATGCCATCATTACGATCGACCGATCGGTTGGCGAGTTCGTTCTTACCGGCCAGCCGCTACTACGAGTGTGGTGGGATGGCGAGCTCAGCGACGCTGACATCAGGCTCATCCATTCGTCCTTCGAAGTGCATACCGAGCGGGAACTCCACCAGGATGTTGCCTTTGGACTACGTCAGCTAGTTGACATCATCGACCGGGCACTCTCCGCCAGCGTCAATGACCCCGCCACGGCAGCACAGTCGATTCACGAGATCCACCGGATCTTCCGCCACCTTGTCACAGTTATTGAGCCGAGTCCTTACATGGCTGACGATGATGGGAACGTACGGGTAGTTCACAAACCCCAATCAATCTCTGAGATGCTCCACGAAGTGGTGGCAGAGATCCACTACTACGGAACAGACTCTGCCCTTGTTCCGAAGCTCGTGGAGAACATGCTCGATGACCTCGAGGCAGCTGCCGCTGACCACTTTCAGTCCGCCGTTAAGCACGCGCAGGAGATCTGGGAAGGCAAGACAGAAGGCCCCGACACCATTCGGCCCGAAAATTCGGAAGCCTAA
- a CDS encoding ferritin family protein, giving the protein MSRLLTLTAMLVVLVIGPSACTSVTDDTATISPPSATTTASDPSESPSEDDTVVDEPEAPPVGTPAAVAWEALMGPDGEYAASAMYLAIIDEFGDVEPYVSIQAAEERHSEALIRQLSMVGVDAPENPYIGEIEPPEDLEGAASAGAEGEVANIEMYDRLLTQTDDARLTRVLTNLRSASADVHLPAFEAAADNGGVLTPEQMLEFRRGPR; this is encoded by the coding sequence ATGTCGAGGCTACTCACGCTGACTGCGATGCTGGTCGTGCTCGTAATCGGCCCATCAGCCTGTACTTCAGTCACGGACGATACTGCAACGATATCTCCGCCTTCTGCGACAACGACAGCGTCCGATCCATCGGAAAGCCCATCGGAGGATGACACTGTTGTCGATGAGCCTGAAGCGCCCCCGGTGGGCACTCCTGCGGCTGTTGCCTGGGAGGCTCTCATGGGTCCGGACGGCGAATACGCCGCATCGGCCATGTATCTGGCCATCATCGACGAGTTCGGTGACGTGGAGCCTTACGTCTCGATCCAGGCTGCTGAAGAGCGCCACAGCGAGGCCCTCATCAGACAGCTCTCGATGGTTGGGGTCGACGCGCCGGAGAATCCGTACATCGGCGAGATCGAGCCGCCGGAGGATCTGGAAGGGGCCGCGTCGGCGGGGGCTGAAGGCGAGGTCGCCAATATCGAGATGTATGACCGACTGCTCACACAGACAGACGATGCTCGGCTCACGCGCGTGCTGACGAACTTGCGTAGCGCCTCTGCCGACGTTCACCTGCCGGCCTTCGAAGCCGCGGCCGATAACGGTGGAGTCCTCACCCCGGAACAGATGTTGGAATTCAGGCGCGGACCGCGGTAG
- a CDS encoding alcohol dehydrogenase catalytic domain-containing protein, producing MIIKTDRCITSHAPTIPIFGIAVTAGWAPTPSGQKPRTFSLSVPHSYQLTSFHLGVVLEVAILFCVSHVYRCRADMLAYEYQSDGSLKIVEKDTPTAGEGELVVEVAAAGICGTDPKIARGEHRMYSPGTVRVRGHENVCIVVENRSGQDRFDVGTPCASLSPTKHPGLWILTTIIPSSLQTQPLTTPRAPLPSTNGIPHIAAPFDSR from the coding sequence ATGATCATCAAGACTGATCGATGTATTACGAGCCATGCACCTACAATACCAATTTTTGGTATTGCGGTCACCGCTGGGTGGGCTCCAACCCCATCTGGACAAAAACCGCGCACGTTTTCACTATCAGTTCCACATTCCTATCAGCTCACTTCCTTTCATCTCGGCGTAGTGTTGGAGGTGGCCATACTGTTCTGCGTGAGCCATGTCTATCGATGTAGAGCTGACATGTTGGCATACGAGTATCAGAGCGACGGAAGCCTGAAGATTGTCGAGAAAGACACCCCTACTGCGGGCGAGGGCGAGCTCGTAGTTGAGGTCGCTGCCGCCGGTATCTGCGGCACCGATCCGAAGATTGCGCGTGGCGAGCATCGCATGTACTCACCCGGTACGGTGCGAGTACGAGGCCACGAGAATGTTTGCATTGTTGTCGAGAACCGTAGTGGACAAGACCGGTTCGATGTTGGTACCCCCTGTGCTTCGCTCAGCCCCACCAAACATCCTGGGCTTTGGATTCTAACCACTATCATTCCGAGTAGCCTCCAGACACAGCCACTTACAACACCGAGAGCTCCTTTACCCAGCACTAACGGCATTCCCCACATAGCAGCACCGTTTGACTCCCGTTAG
- a CDS encoding PDDEXK family nuclease codes for MPAEMGLWRVDGEKLTRVVPTAVSLESQLESYIESDASMLGEALLIIGRQVPTAHGGFIDLLALDETAAVYVIELKRDKTPRETTAQVIDYGSWVATLGRADIQAIFENYQPGIALEEAFAEMFNETLPLEVNSSQVLTIVASSVDPATERIVRFLHEEYALPINVVFFRHFVDGGNSYFARSWLVEPTSQAAPTSASSRRSKTRERWNGTDWYVSFGEYEGGRQWSDGRKYGFVSAGGGEWFSRTLKNLKPGARVFACIPKDGYVGVGTVLGEAERFDELKVEYQGAETLLASLALDGNYRRDGDENDNVAEWAVPVQWSHTVPSGQGFWRTGMFANQNSATRLRQQFTIEQVSTAFGLNEE; via the coding sequence ATGCCTGCTGAAATGGGGCTTTGGCGAGTAGATGGCGAGAAGCTAACACGAGTCGTCCCGACGGCTGTCAGCCTCGAATCTCAGCTCGAATCCTACATAGAGTCGGACGCTTCAATGCTCGGCGAGGCCCTCCTTATTATTGGCCGCCAGGTGCCTACCGCGCACGGCGGTTTTATTGACCTCCTTGCTCTTGATGAAACCGCTGCTGTCTATGTCATCGAATTAAAGAGAGATAAGACTCCGCGGGAGACCACAGCCCAGGTCATTGACTATGGCTCGTGGGTGGCGACTCTTGGCCGAGCCGATATTCAAGCAATCTTCGAAAATTACCAACCGGGCATTGCACTTGAAGAAGCCTTTGCGGAGATGTTCAACGAAACGCTGCCACTCGAGGTGAACTCCTCTCAGGTCCTCACTATCGTCGCGTCGAGCGTGGATCCCGCAACTGAACGTATTGTTCGCTTCCTCCATGAGGAGTATGCCCTTCCTATTAACGTGGTGTTCTTCCGACACTTTGTCGATGGGGGAAACTCATACTTCGCACGCTCTTGGCTTGTTGAGCCGACAAGCCAAGCCGCGCCTACATCAGCATCTTCACGCCGATCAAAGACCCGTGAGCGGTGGAACGGTACCGACTGGTATGTGTCCTTCGGCGAGTATGAAGGCGGTCGACAGTGGTCTGATGGACGGAAGTACGGATTCGTGTCCGCAGGCGGTGGCGAGTGGTTCAGCAGAACTCTGAAGAACCTTAAGCCAGGCGCACGTGTCTTCGCCTGTATTCCTAAAGATGGATATGTGGGAGTCGGCACCGTCCTTGGCGAAGCTGAACGCTTCGATGAGCTCAAAGTTGAATACCAAGGAGCCGAGACTCTCTTGGCGTCACTCGCTCTTGATGGCAACTACAGACGCGACGGAGATGAAAACGACAACGTTGCTGAATGGGCCGTCCCTGTCCAGTGGAGCCACACAGTCCCCAGCGGTCAGGGTTTCTGGAGAACCGGAATGTTCGCCAACCAGAACAGCGCTACCCGACTCCGTCAGCAATTCACCATCGAACAGGTGTCAACTGCATTTGGGCTTAATGAGGAGTAA
- a CDS encoding Fic family protein codes for MCIHSIRSATRAASSQFETIHPFVEGNGRTGRARVHALMHESGLVRHTTVPLSAGLLRETGRYFDALTQYRAGEAWG; via the coding sequence TTGTGCATCCACTCGATCCGTTCGGCGACGCGCGCCGCCTCTTCTCAATTCGAGACTATTCATCCGTTCGTCGAAGGAAACGGGCGCACCGGACGAGCTCGTGTTCATGCGCTCATGCATGAAAGCGGGCTCGTTCGGCATACGACTGTTCCTCTGTCAGCGGGATTGCTCAGGGAAACCGGACGATACTTCGACGCTCTCACTCAGTACCGCGCGGGCGAGGCCTGGGGGTAA
- a CDS encoding type II toxin-antitoxin system ParD family antitoxin, translated as MARNTSISLDDHFADFLAKEVASGRYGSVSEVVRAGLRLLEDQELHLAALRSALVEGEESGAPEEFDFDEFLAARRP; from the coding sequence ATGGCTCGTAATACATCGATCAGTCTTGATGATCATTTTGCTGACTTTCTTGCGAAGGAAGTCGCCTCCGGTCGTTACGGATCCGTGAGTGAGGTTGTCCGAGCAGGCCTTCGTCTGCTCGAGGATCAAGAGCTTCATTTGGCGGCCCTGCGATCAGCTCTTGTTGAAGGAGAGGAAAGTGGCGCGCCGGAGGAGTTTGATTTCGATGAATTTCTTGCAGCAAGGCGGCCGTGA
- a CDS encoding type II toxin-antitoxin system RelE/ParE family toxin has product MKPYLLVPAAQRDLSAIWDYTLEVWGAAQAELYIDDLRDGIKKIAADPSRGRRCDDIREGYRRYPVRSHIVFYRERSDAVIVVRVLHKRMDVWQHVRAVE; this is encoded by the coding sequence GTGAAACCTTATCTCCTTGTTCCCGCTGCACAACGGGATCTCTCTGCGATCTGGGACTACACGCTTGAGGTGTGGGGCGCGGCTCAAGCCGAGCTATATATAGATGACTTGCGGGATGGGATTAAGAAAATTGCGGCAGACCCGTCCCGAGGGCGCCGATGCGACGACATTCGAGAAGGATACCGTCGTTATCCGGTGCGGAGTCATATTGTTTTCTACCGGGAGCGAAGCGACGCCGTTATCGTGGTTAGAGTGCTGCACAAACGAATGGATGTATGGCAACACGTAAGGGCTGTGGAATGA